One segment of Curtobacterium sp. MR_MD2014 DNA contains the following:
- a CDS encoding type 1 glutamine amidotransferase domain-containing protein, translating to MAALDGKKILVIATNYGVEQDEIVVPTDQLRERGADVTVAAQESGSIETLVGDKDPGKSVSVDTTIGSVSGAGDYDALVVPGGTINADTIRQDSDAVALVKAFAEAGKPVAAICHGPWTLIEAGVLQGRTITSFPSLQTDVRNAGAEWVDQEVQVDGGLITSRNPDDLPAFVDAIEQALTA from the coding sequence ATGGCAGCCCTCGACGGCAAGAAGATCCTCGTCATCGCGACGAACTACGGCGTGGAGCAGGACGAGATCGTCGTCCCCACCGACCAGCTCCGCGAGCGCGGTGCCGACGTCACGGTGGCGGCGCAGGAGTCCGGCTCGATCGAGACCCTCGTCGGCGACAAGGACCCGGGCAAGTCGGTCTCCGTCGACACCACCATCGGCAGTGTCAGCGGCGCAGGCGACTACGACGCACTCGTCGTCCCCGGTGGCACCATCAACGCGGACACCATCCGCCAGGACTCGGACGCGGTCGCACTCGTGAAGGCCTTCGCCGAGGCGGGCAAGCCCGTCGCCGCGATCTGCCACGGCCCGTGGACCCTCATCGAGGCCGGTGTGCTGCAGGGCAGGACCATCACCTCGTTCCCCTCGCTGCAGACCGACGTGCGCAACGCCGGCGCCGAGTGGGTCGACCAGGAGGTCCAGGTCGACGGCGGCCTGATCACGTCGCGCAACCCCGACGACCTGCCGGCGTTCGTCGACGCGATCGAGCAGGCGCTCACCGCCTGA
- a CDS encoding HAD-IA family hydrolase codes for MIDVVVSGVLFDMDGTLVDSTAVVEEAWSRFGAEHGIDPTDILGFSHGRQTIDTVQRFLPHLAPDEQRAIVATMIAAEIGYTEGIVEVPGAAAFVQRLLDTGVPVALVTSAPRELAVERMRAAGVPVPEALVPSEDAERSKPHPEGYLRGAALLGVPPERCLAFEDAPAGVEAAVASGATTVVVGTLEAPVTAGLPRITGYDGIEVVREGSAFRIRG; via the coding sequence GTGATCGACGTCGTGGTGTCCGGGGTGCTGTTCGACATGGACGGGACGCTCGTCGACTCGACCGCCGTGGTCGAGGAGGCGTGGAGCCGCTTCGGTGCGGAGCACGGCATCGACCCCACCGACATCCTCGGCTTCTCGCACGGGCGGCAGACGATCGACACCGTGCAGCGCTTCCTGCCGCACCTGGCCCCGGACGAGCAGCGGGCGATCGTCGCGACGATGATCGCCGCCGAGATCGGGTACACCGAGGGCATCGTCGAGGTGCCGGGAGCGGCCGCGTTCGTGCAGCGTCTGCTCGACACCGGTGTGCCGGTCGCCCTCGTCACGAGCGCGCCGCGGGAGCTCGCGGTGGAGCGGATGCGGGCCGCGGGGGTCCCGGTGCCCGAGGCACTCGTGCCCTCGGAGGACGCCGAGCGGAGCAAGCCGCACCCCGAGGGCTACCTGCGTGGTGCCGCGCTGCTCGGGGTGCCGCCGGAGCGGTGCCTGGCGTTCGAGGACGCCCCCGCCGGGGTCGAGGCCGCCGTCGCCTCCGGAGCCACGACCGTCGTCGTCGGGACGCTCGAGGCACCGGTCACCGCAGGGCTGCCGCGCATCACGGGGTACGACGGCATCGAGGTCGTCCGCGAGGGGTCCGCTTTCCGCATCCGGGGCTGA
- a CDS encoding pyrimidine reductase family protein — protein sequence MNSPSLPASIADLSDDELLDRYTADVPDGPWLRVNFVATLDGSASASGRTASLGGDDDLRVFDLLRRVADVVLVAAGTVRDEEYGPMVLRDEDVAWRRANGMPDHPVFAIVTNSASVDAGSRVFTEAPVRPIVLTSGSGAASSSGQALASVADVVDCGSDAVDVGAVRDALAVRGLDRIHCEGGPSFLGALVAADAVDELTLTIDPTLEGGEGPRIATGSSPELRRMRPAHVLLGDGGVLLTRWVRDRDER from the coding sequence GTGAACAGCCCCTCCCTGCCGGCGTCGATCGCCGACCTGTCCGACGACGAGCTGCTCGACCGGTACACCGCGGACGTCCCCGACGGCCCCTGGCTGCGGGTGAACTTCGTCGCGACGCTCGACGGTTCGGCGTCCGCGTCGGGTCGCACGGCGTCCCTCGGCGGGGACGACGACCTGCGCGTGTTCGACCTGCTCCGCCGGGTCGCCGACGTCGTGCTCGTGGCCGCCGGCACCGTGCGCGACGAGGAGTACGGCCCGATGGTGCTGCGCGACGAGGACGTCGCCTGGCGCCGCGCGAACGGGATGCCCGACCACCCGGTCTTCGCGATCGTCACGAACTCCGCGTCGGTGGACGCGGGCTCGCGGGTGTTCACCGAGGCTCCGGTGCGGCCGATCGTGCTGACGTCCGGGTCCGGTGCCGCGTCGTCGTCCGGGCAGGCCCTGGCGTCCGTCGCGGACGTCGTGGACTGCGGCTCGGATGCTGTCGACGTGGGTGCCGTGCGGGACGCCCTGGCCGTTCGGGGCCTCGACCGGATCCACTGCGAGGGCGGTCCGTCGTTCCTCGGGGCGCTCGTCGCCGCCGACGCGGTCGACGAACTGACGCTGACGATCGACCCGACGCTCGAGGGCGGCGAGGGTCCGCGCATCGCGACCGGGTCCTCGCCGGAGCTGCGCCGGATGCGGCCCGCGCACGTGCTGCTCGGCGACGGCGGTGTGCTGCTGACCCGGTGGGTGCGCGACCGTGACGAACGGTGA
- the folP gene encoding dihydropteroate synthase: protein MTSEQPTTGLQAVTPAPGWVVPALRDPVRTIGRRTFDFDHRIAVMAIVNRTPDSFHDKGATFALDRAVEAAVRAADQGADWVDIGGVKFAPGPELSADDEIDRVLPVVSQLAEQSDVVISVDTFRPEVAAATIAAGASVVNDTTGLSDPRMASVVADSDATVVITHSTAPPRQQLPTPPTYADVTASVVDFLRERVDRALAAGIPESRIIVDPGHDLNKNTVHTLELTRRLPEVVALGFPVLAAVSNKDFVGESLGRPRGARLSGSLAAATVSAMLGARIVRMHDVVESVDAMRMVEAVLGWREPVEARHNT, encoded by the coding sequence ATGACGAGCGAGCAGCCGACCACGGGCCTCCAGGCCGTGACACCCGCACCCGGCTGGGTCGTGCCGGCCCTGCGCGACCCGGTCCGCACCATCGGGCGCCGCACCTTCGACTTCGACCACCGCATCGCTGTGATGGCGATCGTGAACCGCACGCCGGACTCGTTCCACGACAAGGGTGCGACCTTCGCACTCGACCGGGCCGTCGAGGCCGCCGTCCGCGCGGCCGACCAGGGCGCCGACTGGGTCGACATCGGCGGGGTCAAGTTCGCGCCGGGGCCCGAGCTGTCCGCCGACGACGAGATCGACCGGGTGCTGCCCGTCGTGTCCCAGCTCGCCGAGCAGTCCGACGTCGTGATCTCGGTCGACACCTTCCGGCCCGAGGTCGCTGCGGCGACGATCGCCGCGGGGGCCAGCGTCGTCAACGACACCACGGGGTTGTCCGACCCGCGGATGGCGTCCGTGGTCGCCGACTCCGACGCGACCGTCGTGATCACGCACTCGACCGCCCCGCCGCGCCAGCAGCTGCCGACGCCGCCGACGTACGCCGACGTGACCGCCTCGGTCGTGGACTTCCTGCGCGAGCGGGTCGACCGTGCGCTCGCGGCGGGGATCCCCGAGTCGCGGATCATCGTCGACCCCGGGCACGACCTCAACAAGAACACCGTGCACACGCTCGAGCTGACCCGACGGCTGCCCGAGGTCGTCGCGCTCGGGTTCCCGGTGCTCGCAGCGGTGTCGAACAAGGACTTCGTGGGGGAGTCCCTCGGGCGTCCCCGTGGTGCTCGCCTGTCGGGGTCGCTCGCCGCGGCGACCGTCAGCGCGATGCTCGGTGCCCGGATCGTCCGCATGCACGATGTCGTCGAGAGCGTCGACGCGATGCGCATGGTCGAGGCGGTCCTCGGTTGGCGCGAACCCGTGGAAGCGAGGCACAACACGTGA
- the folE gene encoding GTP cyclohydrolase I, which translates to MNERLDRARVEAAVRELLLAVGDDPDRPELERTPARVADSYAEFFAGMGVDATAIARSGAVHSEDGERGQLVVVRDVRFRSMCEHHLLPFIGVAHLAYAPGEQLIGLGTLSRVLDAVASRPQLQERLGEQVASAVAQGLDADGVLVVLDATHQCVTARGERQSGSSTVTVAATGSLAEASGRAEAIALIGTGAGTDHGADA; encoded by the coding sequence GTGAACGAACGTCTGGACCGCGCGCGGGTCGAAGCCGCCGTGCGTGAGCTCCTCCTCGCCGTCGGCGACGACCCTGACCGCCCCGAGCTCGAACGGACCCCGGCACGCGTCGCCGACTCGTACGCCGAGTTCTTCGCCGGCATGGGGGTCGACGCCACCGCGATCGCACGCTCCGGCGCCGTGCACTCCGAGGACGGGGAGCGCGGGCAGCTCGTGGTCGTCCGCGACGTGCGGTTCCGTTCGATGTGCGAGCACCACCTGCTGCCGTTCATCGGCGTCGCCCACCTGGCGTACGCGCCGGGCGAGCAGCTCATCGGCCTCGGGACCCTGTCGCGCGTGCTCGACGCCGTGGCCTCCCGGCCGCAGCTGCAGGAGCGTCTCGGCGAGCAGGTCGCGTCGGCGGTGGCCCAGGGGCTCGACGCCGACGGCGTGCTCGTCGTGCTCGACGCGACGCACCAGTGCGTCACCGCCCGCGGCGAACGGCAGTCGGGCTCGTCGACGGTGACCGTCGCCGCGACCGGCAGCCTGGCCGAGGCGTCGGGGCGGGCCGAGGCGATCGCGCTCATCGGGACGGGCGCCGGGACCGACCACGGGGCGGACGCATGA
- a CDS encoding NCS2 family permease, with product MSAQQTDTPPRNRFASGLDRFFSITHRGSSIPREIRGGLVSFVTMAYIVILNPLILGGFSQDQAPQDVLGGWLQNAQVAAATGLVAGVMTIAMGLVANLPFGIAAGLGINSFLAVSVVHQVTWAEAMGLVVINGVVIVILALTGIRTMIFTAVPAQLKAAITVGIGLFIAFIGLVDSGFVRTTKNASPPLQLGEDGSVAALPTIVFLIGLVIIGTLMARRVKGALLIGIIGTTVIAIVLQAIFKVPTSVDSPTGWNLNAPGLPNALFALPDLSLVGHADVFGAFTRIGPVAASMLVFTLVFTNFFDAMGTMTGLAKAAGVAKPDGTFPRLRSALVVEGAGAIAGGGASVSSNTVFIDSASGIGEGARTGMASVVTGLLFLASMFLTPLTQVVPLEVAAAGLVVVGALMVAQVKDIEWSDFGAALPAFMTIVVMPLTYSIANGIGAGFISWVLIKLLSGRGREVSWLLYVVAAGFLLYFARGPLEALLGVG from the coding sequence GTGAGCGCCCAGCAGACCGACACCCCGCCCCGGAACCGCTTCGCATCCGGCCTCGACCGCTTCTTCTCGATCACGCACCGCGGGTCGAGCATCCCCCGTGAGATCCGTGGTGGTCTCGTCTCCTTCGTGACGATGGCCTACATCGTCATCCTCAACCCGCTGATCCTCGGCGGGTTCAGCCAGGACCAGGCGCCGCAGGACGTCCTCGGCGGCTGGCTGCAGAACGCGCAGGTCGCTGCCGCGACCGGCCTCGTCGCCGGTGTGATGACGATCGCGATGGGCCTCGTCGCGAACCTGCCGTTCGGGATCGCCGCGGGCCTCGGGATCAACTCGTTCCTCGCCGTGAGCGTCGTGCACCAGGTGACCTGGGCCGAGGCGATGGGCCTCGTCGTCATCAACGGTGTGGTGATCGTCATCCTCGCGTTGACCGGCATCCGGACGATGATCTTCACGGCCGTGCCCGCGCAGCTCAAGGCCGCGATCACCGTCGGCATCGGTCTGTTCATCGCGTTCATCGGACTCGTCGACTCGGGGTTCGTCCGCACCACGAAGAACGCCTCGCCGCCGCTGCAGCTCGGTGAGGACGGCTCCGTCGCGGCCCTGCCCACGATCGTGTTCCTGATCGGCCTGGTCATCATCGGCACGCTCATGGCCCGCCGGGTGAAGGGCGCGCTGCTCATCGGCATCATCGGCACCACCGTGATCGCCATCGTCCTGCAGGCGATCTTCAAGGTCCCCACCTCGGTCGACTCCCCCACCGGCTGGAACCTCAACGCCCCCGGCCTGCCGAACGCCCTCTTCGCGCTGCCGGACCTGTCGCTCGTCGGGCACGCCGACGTCTTCGGAGCGTTCACCCGCATCGGCCCGGTCGCCGCGTCGATGCTCGTCTTCACCCTCGTCTTCACGAACTTCTTCGACGCGATGGGCACGATGACCGGGCTCGCGAAGGCCGCCGGTGTCGCGAAGCCCGACGGCACCTTCCCGCGCCTGAGGTCGGCGCTCGTCGTCGAGGGTGCCGGCGCCATCGCCGGTGGTGGCGCCTCGGTGTCGTCGAACACGGTGTTCATCGACTCGGCGTCGGGCATCGGCGAGGGAGCCCGCACGGGCATGGCCTCGGTCGTGACGGGCCTGCTGTTCCTGGCGTCGATGTTCCTCACGCCCCTGACCCAGGTCGTCCCGCTCGAGGTCGCGGCCGCCGGACTCGTCGTCGTCGGTGCGCTCATGGTCGCGCAGGTGAAGGACATCGAGTGGAGTGACTTCGGGGCTGCGCTGCCGGCGTTCATGACGATCGTCGTGATGCCGCTGACCTACTCGATCGCGAACGGCATCGGCGCCGGCTTCATCAGCTGGGTGCTCATCAAGCTGCTGTCCGGCCGCGGCCGCGAGGTCTCCTGGCTCCTCTACGTCGTCGCGGCGGGCTTCCTGCTGTACTTCGCGCGCGGGCCGCTCGAGGCGCTGCTCGGCGTCGGGTAG
- a CDS encoding MFS transporter, with product MNAHWRLRSLLAVQVVSRTGNVATTIAVPFVVLSRGGSATDVGIAAFAATIPIVLGGAFGGVLVERFGFVRSSVASDLVSAATLVAIPLLAWTVGLPAWALLVLVFLGGLFDTPGESGRRVLLPGLAAAAGIPLERAVGHFEASVRFSVLLGAPAAGLLVGAVGPLPALAVTAAVFGAAAVLAAVTLRGVVVAPATDAGAAEPSAGYWRDLGAGLRFCVRDPLFRLVITLVLVTNLLDAARSTALLPVYADRVLDGAQSLGIVSGTFGGAAFLGSLAFGYVAHRVPRRITFVVCFVLAGGPSLAVPALGLGLPWVLGACVLSGFAAGALNPILGAVELERIPSHMRARVFGLLSAGSWAGIPLGGLFGGIAADGIGVTATFGVVAVVYTIVTLSPLLGGSWRLMERPTATAPAAVPPTVPVP from the coding sequence GTGAACGCACACTGGCGGCTGCGGTCGCTGCTCGCCGTCCAGGTGGTCTCGCGGACCGGGAACGTCGCGACGACGATCGCGGTGCCGTTCGTGGTGCTCTCCCGCGGCGGGTCGGCGACGGACGTCGGCATCGCGGCCTTCGCGGCGACGATCCCGATCGTGCTCGGCGGGGCCTTCGGCGGCGTGCTCGTCGAGCGCTTCGGGTTCGTCCGGTCGAGCGTGGCGTCCGACCTGGTCAGCGCCGCGACGCTCGTCGCGATCCCGCTCCTCGCGTGGACGGTCGGGCTGCCGGCCTGGGCGCTGCTCGTGCTCGTGTTCCTCGGCGGCCTGTTCGACACCCCGGGGGAGTCGGGCCGGCGGGTGCTCCTGCCGGGACTCGCGGCGGCGGCGGGGATCCCGCTCGAGCGTGCCGTGGGCCACTTCGAGGCGTCGGTGCGCTTCTCGGTGCTGCTCGGCGCCCCCGCGGCGGGACTGCTCGTGGGCGCCGTCGGGCCGTTGCCCGCACTGGCCGTGACCGCCGCCGTGTTCGGGGCGGCAGCGGTGCTCGCCGCCGTCACGCTGCGGGGTGTCGTCGTCGCTCCCGCGACCGACGCGGGCGCCGCCGAGCCGTCCGCCGGGTACTGGCGCGACCTCGGCGCCGGGCTGCGCTTCTGCGTGCGCGACCCGCTCTTCCGGCTCGTCATCACGCTCGTGCTCGTGACGAACCTGCTCGACGCGGCGCGCTCGACAGCGCTGCTCCCGGTCTACGCCGACCGAGTGCTCGACGGCGCGCAGTCGCTCGGGATCGTCAGCGGGACCTTCGGTGGTGCGGCGTTCCTCGGGTCCCTCGCGTTCGGGTACGTGGCGCACCGGGTGCCCCGGCGGATCACGTTCGTGGTGTGCTTCGTCCTGGCCGGCGGGCCGTCGCTCGCGGTGCCGGCACTCGGACTCGGGCTGCCGTGGGTGCTCGGCGCGTGCGTGCTGTCGGGCTTCGCGGCGGGCGCGCTCAACCCGATCCTGGGGGCCGTCGAGCTCGAGCGCATCCCGTCGCACATGCGGGCCCGGGTGTTCGGGCTCCTGTCGGCGGGGTCGTGGGCGGGCATCCCGCTCGGCGGACTCTTCGGGGGCATCGCTGCGGACGGCATCGGCGTGACCGCGACGTTCGGCGTCGTGGCGGTCGTCTACACGATCGTCACGCTGTCGCCGCTGCTCGGTGGGTCCTGGCGGCTCATGGAGCGCCCGACGGCGACGGCGCCCGCGGCCGTGCCGCCGACGGTCCCGGTCCCGTAG
- a CDS encoding ArsR/SmtB family transcription factor has protein sequence MDVQRLDDAAQMRALAHPTRLRLVGLLRTGGPQTAAMLGEQVDEAPGTISYHCKRLADAGFIEPAPELGTDRRERWWRAVAQHTSWDLADGFDDPDRMVAGTALDRTVAQAYADEYTAFLDHVPAFGREWVAASNSGDRTLRLTIDELRALGSELQGVLDRWEARSAEHEPGDGAERVTAVVQSYRSARP, from the coding sequence ATGGACGTGCAGCGACTCGACGACGCGGCGCAGATGCGCGCGCTCGCCCACCCGACCCGGCTGCGGCTCGTCGGGCTGCTCCGGACCGGTGGCCCGCAGACCGCGGCGATGCTCGGCGAGCAGGTCGACGAGGCACCGGGGACGATCAGCTACCACTGCAAGCGCCTGGCCGACGCCGGCTTCATCGAACCCGCACCCGAGCTCGGCACCGACCGACGTGAGCGCTGGTGGCGGGCGGTCGCGCAGCACACGTCGTGGGACCTCGCGGACGGCTTCGACGACCCCGACCGGATGGTCGCCGGCACCGCGCTCGACCGGACCGTCGCGCAGGCGTACGCCGACGAGTACACGGCGTTCCTCGACCACGTCCCGGCCTTCGGGCGCGAGTGGGTCGCGGCGTCGAACAGCGGCGACCGGACCCTCCGGCTGACGATCGACGAGCTGCGTGCCCTCGGGTCGGAGCTGCAGGGCGTCCTCGACCGGTGGGAGGCGCGGAGCGCCGAGCACGAACCCGGCGACGGTGCCGAGCGGGTCACCGCGGTCGTCCAGAGCTACCGGTCGGCGCGCCCGTGA
- a CDS encoding DUF1697 domain-containing protein translates to MSRWVALLRGVNVNGITIRNAELAALFGGLGYTDVRTVLASGNVVFTAPGDASAVQTAVEQALRDRFGYDARIVLVPHERLAEVVDGFPFDSAPDRHDHVVFGSDDAALDGLVADLSLDDGVERVARGDGVVYWSCPKGSSTDTAFAKRAAAARFRRTTTTRNTNTLRKLL, encoded by the coding sequence ATGTCCAGGTGGGTCGCGCTGCTGCGCGGGGTGAACGTCAACGGGATCACGATCCGGAACGCCGAGCTCGCGGCGCTGTTCGGGGGCCTCGGGTACACCGACGTGCGGACGGTGCTCGCCTCGGGCAACGTCGTGTTCACGGCACCGGGCGACGCGTCGGCTGTGCAGACCGCCGTCGAGCAGGCCCTGCGGGACCGCTTCGGGTACGACGCCCGGATCGTCCTCGTCCCGCACGAGCGACTCGCCGAGGTCGTCGACGGCTTCCCGTTCGACTCCGCCCCCGACCGGCACGACCACGTCGTCTTCGGCTCCGACGACGCCGCCCTCGACGGCCTGGTCGCCGACCTGTCGCTCGACGACGGTGTCGAGCGGGTGGCCCGGGGCGACGGTGTCGTCTACTGGTCCTGCCCGAAGGGCTCGAGCACCGACACCGCGTTCGCGAAGCGGGCCGCCGCCGCGCGCTTCCGGCGCACGACGACGACCCGCAACACGAACACCCTGCGCAAGCTGCTCTGA
- a CDS encoding SDR family NAD(P)-dependent oxidoreductase: MDKRFEGKVAIVTGAGSGIGEATARAFVDEGAAVLLVDSVEDKVRAVADSLPTGRAVALQADVADPAAWETIVSGAVDRWDRVDVLVNNAGTFTSGDITDIEPDEWHRVIETDLSSVFYGTRAALPFLRETKGSVVNTSSVSGMDADWRMSPYNAAKGGVSNFTKAAALDNGQFGVRVNAVAPGLIWTDMTQQQAEDEELQHAFAERVSLGRGGRSEEVAAAVLFLASDAASYITGAILPVDGGTTASNGQPAQS, encoded by the coding sequence ATGGACAAGCGGTTCGAGGGCAAGGTCGCGATCGTCACGGGAGCGGGGTCGGGCATCGGCGAGGCCACCGCGCGGGCGTTCGTCGACGAGGGAGCTGCCGTGCTGCTCGTCGACAGTGTCGAGGACAAGGTCCGTGCCGTCGCCGACAGCCTGCCGACCGGTCGTGCGGTCGCGCTGCAGGCCGACGTGGCCGACCCGGCGGCGTGGGAGACGATCGTGTCCGGCGCGGTGGACCGGTGGGACCGCGTCGACGTGCTCGTGAACAACGCCGGCACCTTCACCTCCGGCGACATCACCGACATCGAGCCCGACGAGTGGCACCGGGTCATCGAGACCGATCTGTCGAGCGTGTTCTACGGCACGCGGGCGGCGCTGCCGTTCCTGCGGGAGACCAAGGGGTCGGTCGTGAACACGTCGTCGGTCTCCGGGATGGACGCCGACTGGCGGATGAGCCCGTACAACGCGGCGAAGGGCGGCGTCTCGAACTTCACGAAGGCCGCGGCGCTCGACAACGGGCAGTTCGGTGTCCGGGTGAACGCGGTCGCGCCGGGCCTCATCTGGACGGACATGACCCAGCAGCAGGCCGAGGACGAGGAGCTCCAGCACGCGTTCGCGGAGCGTGTCTCGCTCGGTCGCGGCGGGCGCTCGGAGGAGGTCGCTGCAGCGGTCCTGTTCCTGGCCAGCGACGCTGCGTCCTACATCACGGGAGCGATCCTGCCGGTCGACGGCGGGACGACCGCGAGCAACGGGCAGCCCGCGCAGTCCTGA
- a CDS encoding glycoside hydrolase family 65 protein yields MNPITSDPLDRVRYPVDEWALVETEYAPDEQGVAETNFAVGNGYLGLRGNLDEGRGGVQYGTYVNGFHETWPIRHAEDAFGFAKTGQTIINAPDAKVIRLYVDDEPLVLAEADILRHTRRLEFRGGYLYRETEWSTPSGKRVLIRARRLVSFTDRHLAVIDYEVTVLDGDASILLSSQILNRQDVQDEYHAGMRAAANAFDPRKAEAFTERVLEPKLKRSTGGRSLLGYQASSSGMTICVGVEHHLETENSWDEASSIEDDLAKHVYRVQARAGVPIRLVKHMVYHTSRGVPARELADRCERTLDRARAETVEETFAKQRAWMDDYWTRSDVEIPGQPAIQQAVRWNLFMLAQATARTDGHGIAAKGVTGSGYGGHYFWDMEIYVLPFLSYTAPIVARNALRFRYNMLDAARSRARELNQRGALFPWRTINGEESSAYYAAGTAQYHIDADIAHALMQYVRASGDTDFLKRGAIDILVETARLWSDLGFWRSNGDRKFHIDGVTGPDEYTTVVDDNLYTNVMARANLWFAVNACRQLATDDPEEYGRMVRRTGLVDDEVTEWEHAAESMEIPFDPHRGIHPQDAQFLDKELWDLENTPESKRPLLLHYHPLVIYRFQVLKQADVVLALFLQGHEFTAAEKRRDFDYYDALTTGDSTLSAVVQSIMAAEVGYHDLAAQYFLTALYVDLADLHGNTADGVHIASTGGIWGALVNGFGGMRDHGGRMTFNPRLPKDWERLTYRIQVHGSRVRVDLEEDAMTFTVETGEGFTAWVHNQQWDVTAGAPTVVPLAHHGPRMSGHAPTTSDIQGTLRADGSVITASIPMISLDRNLDLDETTA; encoded by the coding sequence ATGAACCCCATCACCTCCGACCCCCTCGACCGCGTCCGCTACCCGGTCGACGAGTGGGCGCTCGTCGAGACCGAGTACGCCCCGGACGAGCAGGGCGTCGCGGAGACGAACTTCGCGGTCGGCAACGGCTACCTCGGCCTGCGCGGCAACCTCGACGAGGGCCGCGGCGGCGTGCAGTACGGCACGTACGTCAACGGCTTCCACGAGACCTGGCCGATCCGGCACGCCGAGGACGCCTTCGGCTTCGCCAAGACCGGGCAGACGATCATCAACGCGCCTGACGCCAAGGTCATCCGGTTGTACGTCGACGACGAGCCGCTGGTCCTGGCCGAGGCCGACATCCTGCGGCACACCCGTCGGCTCGAGTTCCGCGGCGGCTACCTGTACCGCGAGACGGAGTGGTCGACGCCGTCCGGCAAGCGGGTGCTCATCCGTGCCCGTCGACTCGTGTCGTTCACCGACCGGCACCTCGCCGTCATCGACTACGAGGTCACCGTGCTCGACGGGGACGCCTCGATCCTGCTGTCGAGCCAGATCCTCAACCGGCAGGACGTGCAGGACGAGTACCACGCGGGCATGCGGGCTGCGGCGAACGCCTTCGACCCCCGCAAGGCCGAGGCGTTCACCGAGCGGGTGCTCGAGCCGAAGCTCAAGCGCAGCACGGGCGGCCGTTCGCTGCTCGGCTACCAGGCGTCGAGCTCGGGCATGACGATCTGCGTCGGTGTCGAGCACCACCTGGAGACCGAGAACTCGTGGGACGAGGCGTCGTCGATCGAGGACGACCTCGCGAAGCACGTCTACCGCGTGCAGGCCCGCGCCGGGGTGCCGATCCGACTCGTGAAGCACATGGTCTACCACACGTCCCGCGGGGTGCCGGCGCGGGAGCTCGCCGACCGGTGCGAGCGGACGCTCGACCGTGCGCGCGCCGAGACGGTCGAGGAGACCTTCGCCAAGCAGCGCGCGTGGATGGACGACTACTGGACGCGCAGCGACGTCGAGATCCCGGGGCAGCCCGCGATCCAGCAGGCGGTCCGGTGGAACCTGTTCATGCTCGCGCAGGCCACCGCCCGCACCGACGGGCACGGCATCGCGGCGAAGGGCGTCACGGGCTCCGGGTACGGCGGTCACTACTTCTGGGACATGGAGATCTACGTCCTGCCGTTCCTGTCGTACACGGCGCCGATCGTCGCGCGGAACGCGCTGCGCTTCCGCTACAACATGCTCGACGCCGCCCGGTCGCGGGCGCGGGAGCTGAACCAGCGCGGAGCGCTCTTCCCGTGGCGGACGATCAACGGCGAGGAGTCGAGCGCGTACTACGCGGCCGGCACCGCGCAGTACCACATCGATGCGGACATCGCCCATGCGCTCATGCAGTACGTGCGGGCCTCGGGCGACACCGACTTCCTGAAGCGCGGGGCGATCGACATCCTGGTCGAGACCGCCCGCCTGTGGTCCGACCTGGGCTTCTGGCGGTCGAACGGCGACCGGAAGTTCCACATCGACGGGGTCACCGGGCCCGACGAGTACACGACGGTCGTCGACGACAACCTCTACACGAACGTGATGGCGCGGGCCAACCTGTGGTTCGCGGTGAACGCCTGCCGGCAGCTCGCGACCGACGACCCGGAGGAGTACGGCCGCATGGTCCGGCGCACCGGGCTCGTCGACGACGAGGTCACCGAGTGGGAGCACGCCGCCGAGTCGATGGAGATCCCGTTCGACCCGCACCGCGGCATCCACCCGCAGGACGCCCAGTTCCTCGACAAGGAGCTCTGGGACCTCGAGAACACGCCCGAGTCCAAGCGGCCGCTGCTGCTGCACTACCACCCGCTGGTGATCTACCGGTTCCAGGTGCTCAAGCAGGCCGACGTCGTGCTCGCGCTGTTCCTGCAGGGCCACGAGTTCACCGCGGCCGAGAAGCGTCGCGACTTCGACTACTACGACGCCCTGACGACCGGTGACTCGACGCTCTCCGCCGTGGTCCAGTCGATCATGGCGGCCGAGGTCGGGTACCACGACCTGGCGGCGCAGTACTTCCTGACGGCGCTCTACGTCGACCTCGCCGACCTGCACGGCAACACCGCGGACGGCGTGCACATCGCGTCGACGGGCGGCATCTGGGGTGCGCTCGTGAACGGCTTCGGCGGCATGCGCGACCACGGTGGCCGGATGACGTTCAACCCGCGCCTGCCGAAGGACTGGGAGCGCCTGACCTACCGCATCCAGGTGCACGGCTCGCGCGTCCGGGTCGACCTGGAAGAGGACGCGATGACCTTCACGGTGGAGACCGGCGAGGGCTTCACCGCGTGGGTGCACAACCAGCAGTGGGACGTCACCGCGGGGGCGCCGACGGTCGTGCCGCTCGCCCACCACGGGCCGCGGATGAGCGGGCACGCGCCCACCACGAGCGACATCCAGGGCACGCTCCGGGCGGACGGCTCCGTCATCACGGCGTCGATCCCGATGATCTCGCTGGACCGGAACCTCGACCTCGACGAGACCACCGCCTGA